From a region of the Mycolicibacterium sp. MU0050 genome:
- a CDS encoding dihydrodipicolinate reductase, whose product MHRLAIWGTGNMGAAAIRSATAFPGLRLVGVLTSTPEKVGKDAAVLARLETPTGVAASADVDGVLASCDAVAYLASGDIRPDEAVTDIERCLRAGAHVVTPSLYSLYDPRSAPPEWVARLTAAAEEGRSTLLVSGVDPGWANDALAVLAAGLCTRIRTIRCQEIFDYSTYDQPYAVRVSCGFGAPMDQVPMMLLPSVPTMVWGGNIRLIGRGLGLEIDEITEEVERRPLEESCDNVLGRFEAGTQGAFYLKVIGWADGKQRVVVEHITRIDPNCAPDWPQPEQGAGDHRVIVDGDPQLSVITRADVPGGTRADGGNTTAANRLLGAIDWLAGQQPGIYDGLDVPLRPVLAPELEATRWV is encoded by the coding sequence ATGCATCGACTCGCAATCTGGGGGACCGGCAACATGGGTGCCGCTGCCATCCGGTCGGCCACCGCATTCCCCGGCCTGCGCCTCGTCGGCGTGCTGACCTCGACACCGGAGAAGGTCGGGAAAGACGCCGCGGTCCTGGCGCGACTCGAGACGCCGACGGGTGTGGCGGCCAGCGCCGACGTCGACGGGGTGCTGGCGTCGTGCGACGCGGTGGCCTACCTGGCCTCCGGCGACATCCGTCCCGACGAGGCGGTGACCGACATCGAACGGTGCCTGCGCGCCGGCGCGCACGTGGTCACCCCGTCGCTGTACTCGCTCTACGATCCGCGCTCGGCACCACCGGAATGGGTCGCCCGGCTCACCGCCGCCGCCGAGGAGGGGCGCTCGACGCTACTGGTCAGCGGGGTGGACCCCGGCTGGGCCAACGATGCGCTGGCCGTGTTGGCCGCCGGCCTGTGCACCCGCATCCGCACCATCCGGTGCCAGGAGATATTCGACTACTCGACCTACGACCAGCCCTACGCGGTGCGGGTGTCCTGCGGGTTCGGTGCGCCGATGGATCAGGTCCCGATGATGTTGTTGCCGTCGGTGCCGACCATGGTGTGGGGCGGCAACATCCGGCTCATCGGCCGCGGCCTGGGCCTGGAAATCGACGAGATCACCGAGGAGGTCGAACGACGGCCGCTGGAGGAATCCTGCGACAACGTCCTGGGGCGCTTCGAGGCGGGCACCCAGGGCGCCTTCTACCTGAAGGTGATCGGCTGGGCCGACGGGAAGCAACGCGTCGTCGTCGAGCACATCACGCGGATCGATCCGAACTGCGCCCCGGACTGGCCGCAGCCCGAACAGGGCGCCGGGGATCACCGAGTGATCGTGGACGGCGACCCACAGCTGAGCGTCATCACCCGAGCCGATGTGCCGGGCGGCACCCGCGCCGACGGCGGCAACACCACCGCCGCCAATCGGCTGCTCGGCGCGATCGACTGGCTGGCTGGCCAGCAGCCGGGCATCTACGACGGCCTCGACGTCCCGCTGCGCCCGGTGCTGGCACCGGAACTGGAGGCCACCCGCTGGGTCTGA
- a CDS encoding acyl-CoA dehydrogenase, producing the protein MSHYKSNVRDQEFNLFEVLGVDKALGQGAFSDIDTDTAREMLAEMARLAEGPIAESFVDGDRNPPVFDPETHSVTVPESFKKSMRTLYDGGWDKIGMPEELGGMPMPRALQWALIEHILGANPAAYMYAMGSGMALILHNLATDEQKKWAELAAERNWGATMVLTEPDAGSDVGAGRTKAVQQEDGSWHIEGVKRFITSADSDDLFENIFHMVLARPEGAGPGTKGLSLFFVPKFHFDPETGELGERNGVFVTNLEHKMGLKVSTTCELTFGQHGVPAKGWLVGEVHDGIAQMFEVIEQARMMVGTKAIATLSTGYLNALEYAKERVQGADMTQLTDKTAPRVTITHHPDVRRSLMTQKAYAEGMRALYLYAATYQDVEVAQALHGVDAELALKVNDLLLPVVKGYGSEQAYAKLTESLQTFGGSGFLQDYPIEQYIRDAKIDSLYEGTTAIQAQDFFFRKIVRDQGKALAHVAGEISEFIKNESGNGRLKSERALLSTALEDVQGMAATLTGYLMAAQEEPASIYKVGLGSVRFLMSVGDLLVGWLLARQAAVAVEKLDAGATGAEKAFYEGKVAAAGFFAKNILPQLTSTRAILEHLDNEIMELDEAAF; encoded by the coding sequence GTGAGCCACTACAAATCCAACGTTCGTGACCAGGAATTCAACCTGTTCGAGGTACTGGGCGTCGACAAGGCGCTGGGCCAGGGTGCCTTCAGCGACATCGACACCGACACCGCCCGTGAAATGCTCGCCGAGATGGCGCGGCTGGCCGAGGGGCCGATCGCCGAGTCCTTCGTCGACGGCGACCGCAATCCCCCGGTCTTCGATCCGGAGACGCATTCGGTGACGGTGCCCGAGTCGTTCAAGAAGTCGATGCGCACGCTGTACGACGGCGGTTGGGACAAGATCGGCATGCCCGAGGAACTCGGCGGCATGCCGATGCCCCGCGCGCTGCAGTGGGCCCTGATCGAACACATCCTGGGCGCCAACCCCGCCGCGTACATGTACGCGATGGGCAGCGGCATGGCCCTGATCCTGCACAACCTCGCCACCGATGAGCAGAAGAAGTGGGCAGAGCTGGCCGCCGAGCGCAACTGGGGCGCCACCATGGTCCTCACCGAGCCCGACGCGGGTTCCGACGTCGGCGCCGGCCGCACCAAGGCGGTGCAGCAGGAGGACGGCTCGTGGCACATCGAGGGGGTGAAGCGCTTCATCACCTCGGCCGACTCCGACGACCTGTTCGAGAACATCTTCCACATGGTGCTGGCCCGCCCCGAGGGCGCCGGCCCCGGCACCAAGGGTCTGTCGCTGTTCTTCGTACCGAAGTTCCACTTCGACCCGGAGACCGGCGAGCTCGGCGAGCGTAACGGCGTGTTCGTCACCAACCTCGAGCACAAGATGGGCTTGAAGGTCTCGACCACCTGTGAGCTGACCTTCGGTCAGCACGGCGTGCCGGCCAAGGGCTGGCTCGTGGGCGAGGTGCACGACGGTATCGCGCAGATGTTCGAAGTCATCGAGCAGGCCCGAATGATGGTGGGCACCAAGGCGATTGCCACGCTGTCGACCGGTTACCTCAATGCACTCGAGTACGCCAAGGAACGCGTGCAGGGCGCTGACATGACGCAGCTGACGGACAAGACCGCACCGCGCGTGACCATCACCCATCACCCGGATGTGCGTCGTTCGCTGATGACCCAGAAGGCCTACGCCGAGGGCATGCGCGCGCTGTACCTCTACGCCGCGACCTACCAGGATGTCGAGGTGGCGCAGGCGTTGCACGGCGTCGACGCCGAGCTGGCGCTCAAGGTCAACGATCTGCTGCTGCCGGTGGTCAAGGGCTACGGCTCCGAGCAGGCCTACGCCAAGCTCACCGAGAGCCTGCAGACCTTCGGCGGGTCCGGCTTCCTGCAGGACTACCCGATCGAGCAGTACATCCGCGACGCGAAGATCGACAGCCTCTACGAGGGCACCACCGCCATCCAGGCCCAGGACTTCTTCTTCCGCAAGATCGTCCGCGACCAGGGCAAGGCGCTGGCGCACGTCGCCGGCGAGATCAGCGAGTTCATCAAGAACGAGTCGGGCAACGGCCGCCTCAAGAGCGAGCGGGCACTGCTGTCCACCGCGCTCGAGGATGTGCAGGGGATGGCCGCCACGCTGACCGGTTATCTGATGGCCGCCCAGGAAGAGCCCGCCAGCATCTACAAGGTGGGGTTGGGCTCGGTGCGGTTCCTGATGTCGGTCGGTGACCTGCTGGTGGGCTGGCTGCTCGCGCGCCAGGCCGCGGTCGCCGTCGAGAAGCTCGACGCCGGGGCGACCGGTGCCGAGAAGGCGTTCTACGAGGGCAAGGTTGCCGCTGCCGGATTCTTCGCCAAGAACATCCTGCCGCAGCTGACCAGCACTCGCGCCATCCTGGAGCACCTCGACAACGAGATCATGGAGCTCGACGAGGCCGCCTTCTAG
- a CDS encoding acetyl-CoA C-acetyltransferase, whose amino-acid sequence MATNAQSNSNPSRRPVAVLGGNRIPFARSDGAYAQASNQDMFTAALDGLVDRFGLAGQRLDMVIGGAVLKHSRDFNLMRECVLGSALSPDTPAFDLQQACGTGLQSAIAAADGIAMGRYEVAAAGGVDTTSDAPIAFGDDLRRVLLSLRRSRSNLERLKLVGKLPASLGVQIPTNGEPRTGLSMGEHAAITAKQMGIKRVDQDEIAAASHRNMAAAYDRGFFDDLVTPFLGLYRDDNLRPDSSPEKLAKLKPVFGVRNGDATMTAGNSTPLTDGASVALLASEQWASDHDLPVLAYLVDAETAAVDYVGGADGLLMAPTYAVPRLLARNALSLQDFDFYEIHEAFASVVLAALQAWESEEYCKQRLGLDAPLGSIDRTKLNVNGSSLAAGHPFAATGGRIVAQLAKQLSEKKAEAGGRTVRGLISICAAGGQGVTAILEA is encoded by the coding sequence GTGGCCACCAACGCGCAATCGAACTCGAACCCCAGCCGCCGCCCCGTCGCCGTGTTGGGCGGTAACCGCATCCCGTTCGCCCGCTCCGACGGCGCCTATGCGCAGGCGTCGAACCAGGACATGTTCACCGCGGCGCTGGACGGCCTGGTCGACCGATTCGGCCTGGCCGGGCAGCGGCTGGACATGGTGATCGGTGGGGCCGTGCTCAAGCACAGCCGCGACTTCAACCTGATGCGCGAATGTGTCCTGGGCAGCGCACTGTCCCCCGACACCCCGGCCTTCGACCTGCAGCAAGCCTGCGGCACCGGCCTGCAGTCCGCCATCGCCGCCGCCGACGGGATCGCGATGGGCCGCTACGAGGTCGCCGCGGCCGGTGGCGTGGACACCACCTCCGATGCGCCGATCGCCTTCGGCGACGACCTGCGGCGCGTCCTGCTGAGCCTGCGGCGGTCCCGGTCGAATCTGGAGCGGCTGAAGCTGGTCGGCAAATTGCCGGCCTCGCTCGGCGTGCAGATTCCCACCAACGGCGAACCGCGGACCGGGCTGTCGATGGGCGAGCACGCCGCCATCACGGCCAAGCAGATGGGGATCAAGCGGGTCGACCAGGACGAGATTGCCGCGGCCAGCCACCGCAACATGGCCGCCGCCTACGACCGCGGCTTCTTCGACGACCTGGTGACTCCGTTTCTCGGCCTGTACCGCGACGACAATCTGCGCCCCGATTCCTCGCCGGAGAAGCTGGCGAAGCTCAAGCCGGTCTTCGGGGTTCGCAACGGCGACGCGACGATGACGGCGGGCAATTCCACCCCGCTGACCGACGGGGCATCGGTGGCGCTGCTGGCCAGCGAGCAGTGGGCCAGCGACCATGATCTGCCGGTGCTGGCCTACCTGGTCGACGCCGAAACGGCGGCGGTCGATTACGTCGGCGGCGCCGACGGGCTGTTGATGGCGCCCACCTACGCGGTGCCGCGGCTGTTGGCGCGGAACGCATTGTCGCTGCAAGACTTCGACTTCTACGAGATCCACGAGGCCTTCGCGTCGGTGGTGCTCGCCGCGCTGCAGGCCTGGGAGTCCGAGGAGTACTGCAAGCAGCGACTGGGCCTGGACGCCCCGCTGGGTTCGATCGACCGGACCAAGCTCAACGTCAACGGCTCGTCGTTGGCCGCCGGCCACCCGTTCGCGGCCACCGGCGGGCGGATCGTCGCGCAGCTGGCCAAGCAGCTCAGCGAGAAGAAGGCCGAAGCCGGGGGCCGTACCGTGCGTGGTCTGATCTCCATCTGCGCCGCCGGTGGGCAGGGCGTGACCGCCATTCTGGAGGCCTAG